In one Chiloscyllium punctatum isolate Juve2018m chromosome 17, sChiPun1.3, whole genome shotgun sequence genomic region, the following are encoded:
- the LOC140487703 gene encoding hydroxycarboxylic acid receptor 2-like, translating into MGNLTSLCAFVKEVNASYNAPIIIVTFILGFIGNVVALWIFSFHMKSWKPNTVYSLNLAIADTMLICCLPFRADYYIREKNWIYGDVPCRLKIFFISLNRAGSIMFLTAMAINRYFKVVHPHHKVNTMSTRCAVKVAGSLWILAVAMCSHLLAERRSFKHDNQTYCEPFDMWNPLHPTAIWTDIVFILFKFAIPAPIILFSTCCIIWKLNQIKIELRSKYKRAMKLVIAVAAVFVLCFLPTNIAVIAVLITKLRVAEGCKSYETAVHVFYNTLFMTYLNSVLNPVIYYFSSSTFKNALMKAVTSLNPNCSKSETDSARESPGEIDGGHQSKRTADCHNCEPSQTVPTLCA; encoded by the coding sequence ATGGGCAATTTGACTTCGTTGTGTGCTTTCGTCAAAGAAGTCAATGCATCCTACAATGCACCAATAATAATTGTAACCTTTATCCTGGGATTTATTGGAAACGTCGTTGCTTTATGGATCTTCAGTTTTCATATGAAATCTTGGAAACCAAACACAGTGTATTCACTGAACCTGGCGATTGCAGACACTATGTTAATCTGCTGTTTACCATTTCGAGCAGATTACTATATCCGGGAGAAGAACTGGATTTATGGTGATGTTCCTTGTCGTCTGAAGATATTTTTTATTTCCTTAAATCGAGCAGGAAGCATCATGTTCCTCACAGCGATGGCAATCAATCGGTATTTTAAAGTGGTCCACCCTCACCACAAGGTGAATACGATGTCTACAAGGTGTGCAGTGAAGGTAGCCGGCAGCTTGTGGATTCTGGCCGTGGCAATGTGTTCACATCTTTTAGCAGAACGTCGGTCTTTCAAACACGACAACCAGACATACTGTGAACCGTTTGACATGTGGAATCCTCTCCATCCCACAGCAATTTGGACCGATAttgtttttattcttttcaaGTTTGCTATCCCGGCTCCGATTATCCTCTTCTCCACGTGCTGCATCATCTGGAAGTTAAACCAGATAAAAATTGAGTTGAGGAGTAAATATAAAAGAGCGATGAAGCTTGTGATCGCTGTGGCTGCAGTGTTTGTGCTCTGTTTCTTACCCACAAACATTGCTGTTATTGCTGTGTTAATCACAAAACTAAGAGTCGCTGAAGGCTGCAAATCATATGAGACAGCTGTTCATGTCTTTTATAATACACTATTTATGACATATCTGAACAGTGTCCTGAATCCGGTTATTTACTACTTTTCAAGTTCGACATTCAAAAATGCTTTAATGAAAGCAGTTACTTCTCTGAATCCAAACTGTTCCAAATCAGAAACTGATAGTGCGAGAGAATCCCCAGGAGAAATAGATGGTGGTCATCAATCAAAAAGGACAGCGGACTGTCATAACTGTGAGCCATCCCAAACTGTACCGACTTTGTGTGCATGA
- the LOC140487652 gene encoding hydroxycarboxylic acid receptor 2-like: protein MGNLTSLCALVKEDNSSYNAPIIIVSFILGFIGNGVALWIFSFHMKSWKPNTVYSLNLAIADTMLICCLPFRADYYIRGKNWIYGDVPCRLKVFIISLNRAGSIMFLTAMAINRYFKVVHPHHKVNTMSTRCAVKVAGSLWILAVAICSHLLAERRSFKHDNQTFCEPFDMWNPLHPTAIWTDTVFILFKFAIPAPIILFSTCCIIWKLNQIKIELRSKYKRAMKLVIAVAAVFVLCFLPTNIAVIAVLITKLRGAEGCKSYETAVHVFYNTLFMTYLNSVLDPVIYYFSSSTFKNALMKAVTSLNPNCSKSETDSARESPGEIDGGHQSKRTAVCHNCEPSQTVSTLCA from the coding sequence ATGGGCAATTTGACTTCGTTGTGTGCTTTAGTCAAAGAAGACAATTCATCCTACAATGCACCAATAATAATTGTAAGCTTTATCTTGGGATTTATTGGAAATGGCGTTGCTTTATGGATCTTCAGTTTTCATATGAAATCTTGGAAACCAAACACAGTTTATTCACTGAACCTGGCAATTGCAGACACTATGTTAATCTGCTGTTTACCATTTCGAGCAGATTACTATATCCGGGGGAAGAACTGGATTTATGGTGATGTTCCTTGTCGTCTGAAGGTATTTATTATTTCCTTAAATCGAGCAGGAAGCATCATGTTCCTCACAGCGATGGCAATCAATCGGTATTTTAAAGTGGTCCACCCTCACCACAAGGTGAATACGATGTCTACAAGGTGTGCAGTGAAGGTAGCCGGCAGCTTGTGGATTCTGGCCGTGGCAATCTGCTCACATCTTTTAGCAGAACGTCGGTCTTTCAAACACGACAACCAGACATTCTGTGAACCCTTTGACATGTGGAATCCTCTCCATCCCACAGCAATTTGGACCGATACTGTTTTTATTCTTTTCAAGTTTGCTATCCCGGCTCCGATTATCCTCTTCTCCACGTGCTGCATCATCTGGAAGTTAAACCAGATAAAAATTGAGTTGAGGAGTAAATATAAAAGAGCGATGAAGCTTGTGATCGCTGTGGCTGCAGTGTTTGTGCTCTGTTTCTTACCCACAAACATTGCTGTTATTGCTGTGTTAATCACAAAACTAAGAGGCGCTGAAGGCTGCAAATCATATGAGACAGCTGTTCATGTCTTTTATAATACACTATTTATGACATATCTGAACAGTGTCCTGGATCCAGTTATTTACTACTTTTCAAGTTCGACATTCAAAAATGCTTTAATGAAAGCAGTTACTTCTCTGAATCCAAACTGTTCCAAATCAGAAACTGATAGTGCGAGAGAATCCCCAGGAGAAATAGATGGTGGTCATCAATCAAAAAGGACAGCGGTCTGTCATAACTGTGAGCCATCCCAAACTGTATCGACTTTGTGTGCATGA